The Bombus fervidus isolate BK054 chromosome 8, iyBomFerv1, whole genome shotgun sequence genome window below encodes:
- the LOC139989900 gene encoding centromere protein I isoform X3, producing the protein MTDKERDTFVKFLRDLKVKKKDYSTFEESLGTLQNYAATKGLMDEDIDLLADIIINTELGILDYQLIDKKVINIYYSVFFYMMLKKERLERHIARIIYVLTKPEDVTRRDVSRLLNLHQKYSKPRKHIIVLLSLFKSYKPELVPEKIQSINTESVWKPIPEILRLMLQDAKSRLEIQQTQDLHSECFNWNVFEFMKTKKTVAPLLPPVGYFQIGSNIFKGKDTKSIFEISSTEELGKLHLSVELPCNAISLLSNTAGYHLLTFADFHYQSRFSYNLYNTLIRAFILENEKFSTEEINKLLDITIEFSQYMQQDILVVNRFLDEYLYFNTGEYQSKLLVLLQWMTSVSISDLQEKILVHVQNMFYESTLSMKCEIIRTLKMLITNLFVSQAFEECSHKTPAPFLGQGAVDNLEEAIPILTKASKTLIVSGLNIHSYDILLLSEALSFYEEICILENRSTIMSFTLAPPAVIYGGFITKHCAILSKICKLLLRYRNRSLQLKNRKVQKLYKKKFNTISIYAQDIVEALWYDEPFKKRSNMYFLRNVPTRVMEDLKHCNLNCLLNISNHYAILPYKCILNKTGLCINTREAAMSVALYYYPTVSEFLDIFQN; encoded by the exons atgacagATAAAGAAagggatacctttgtaaagtTTTTACGAGATTTAAAAG taaaaaagaaagattattCTACATTTGAAGAATCGCTCGGTACATTACAAAATTATGCTGCGACTAAAGGGTTGATGGATGAAGATATCGATTTGTTAgcagatattattataaatacagaATTAG GCATATTGGACTATCAACTAATAGataaaaaagttataaatatatattatagcgtCTTCTTTTATATGATgttgaaaaaggaaagacTG GAAAGACATATAGCACGTATCATTTATGTATTAACAAAACCAGAAGATGTAACTCGTAGAGATGTATCTAGATTACTAAATCTTCATCAGAAATATTCGAAACCTCGTAAACATATTATTGTCTTATTGTC attGTTCAAATCTTACAAACCAGAATTAGTTCCTGAAAAAATTCAATCTATAAATACAGAAAGTGTATGGAAACCAATACCTGAAATTTTGCGATTAATGCTTCAAGATGCAAAAAGTCGTTTAGAGATTCAACAAACGCAGGACTTACATTCAGAGTGTTTTAACTGGAATGTATTTGAG TTTATGAAAACAAAGAAGACTGTAGCACCTCTGTTACCACCTGTAGGATATTTTCAAATTGGCTCtaatattttcaaaggaaAGGATACAAAATCTATCTTTGAGATTTCtag CACAGAAGAATTGGGAAAATTGCACTTAAGCGTAGAATTaccgtgtaacgccatatcaCTTCTGTCTAATACTGCCGGTTACCATCTTCTTACATTTGCTGATTTCCACTATCAGAGTAGATTCTCTTATAATCTCTATAATACTTTAATAAGAG catttattttggaaaatgaaaaattttctacagaagaaattaacaaattacttGATATAACTATAGAATTTTCACAATATATGCAACAAGATATACTTGTCGTTAATCGTTTTCTTGATGAATATCTGTATTTTAATACGGGAGAATATCAATCAAAGTTACTAGTTTTATTGCAATGGATGACGTCGGTGTCTATTAGcg ATTTACAGGAAAAAATATTAGTTCATGTACAAAATATGTTTTACGAATCAACTTTAAGTATGAAGTGTGAAATTATCAGAACATTGAAAATGTTGATCACAAATTTG TTTGTTAGTCAAGCATTTGAAGAATGCAGTCATAAAACACCTGCACCATTTCTAGGACAAGGTGCAGTGGATAATTTAGAAGAGGCTATTCCTATTCTCACAAAGGCCTCAAAAACCCTTATCGTGTCTGGTTTAAACATACATtcgtacgatattttattactctCAGAAGCATTATCATTTTACGAGGAG ATTTGTATATTGGAAAATCGAAGTACCATAATGTCGTTTACATTAGCACCTCCTGCAGTAATTTATGGAGGTTTTATTACGAAGCATTGTGCTATTTTGTCAAAGATATGCAAATTGCTATTGAG GTATCGTAATAGAagtttacaattaaaaaatcgtaaGGTACAAAAGTTATATAAGAAAAAGTTCAATACTATATCTATCTATGCTCAAGATATTGTTGAAGCATTATGGTATGACGAG CCATTTAAAAAACGCAGTAATATGTACTTTTTAAGAAATGTTCCAACGAGAGTGATGGAAGATTTAAAACATTGCAATCTAAATTGCCTTTTAAACATTAGTAACCATTATGCCATTTTACCTTACAAATGTATATTGAACAAAACAGGACTGTGTATTAACACAAGAGAG GCTGCTATGAGTGTAGCATTGTATTATTATCCAACCGTAAGTGAATTTCttgatatatttcaaaattaa
- the LOC139989900 gene encoding centromere protein I isoform X1 produces the protein MTDKERDTFVKFLRDLKVKKKDYSTFEESLGTLQNYAATKGLMDEDIDLLADIIINTELGATKLVSLAKCLVPRYEIPERTVKSLISWCLASINELPITVSTIIIQWTIGILDYQLIDKKVINIYYSVFFYMMLKKERLERHIARIIYVLTKPEDVTRRDVSRLLNLHQKYSKPRKHIIVLLSLFKSYKPELVPEKIQSINTESVWKPIPEILRLMLQDAKSRLEIQQTQDLHSECFNWNVFEFMKTKKTVAPLLPPVGYFQIGSNIFKGKDTKSIFEISSTEELGKLHLSVELPCNAISLLSNTAGYHLLTFADFHYQSRFSYNLYNTLIRAFILENEKFSTEEINKLLDITIEFSQYMQQDILVVNRFLDEYLYFNTGEYQSKLLVLLQWMTSVSISDLQEKILVHVQNMFYESTLSMKCEIIRTLKMLITNLFVSQAFEECSHKTPAPFLGQGAVDNLEEAIPILTKASKTLIVSGLNIHSYDILLLSEALSFYEEICILENRSTIMSFTLAPPAVIYGGFITKHCAILSKICKLLLRYRNRSLQLKNRKVQKLYKKKFNTISIYAQDIVEALWYDEPFKKRSNMYFLRNVPTRVMEDLKHCNLNCLLNISNHYAILPYKCILNKTGLCINTREAAMSVALYYYPTVSEFLDIFQN, from the exons atgacagATAAAGAAagggatacctttgtaaagtTTTTACGAGATTTAAAAG taaaaaagaaagattattCTACATTTGAAGAATCGCTCGGTACATTACAAAATTATGCTGCGACTAAAGGGTTGATGGATGAAGATATCGATTTGTTAgcagatattattataaatacagaATTAG GTGCTACTAAATTGGTATCCTTAGCAAAGTGTTTAGTTCCAAGGTACGAGATACCTGAACGTACAGTTAAGTCCCTTATTTCTTGGTGCCTAGCATCTATAAATGAACTGCCTATTACTGTATCCactattattatacaatggACAATTg GCATATTGGACTATCAACTAATAGataaaaaagttataaatatatattatagcgtCTTCTTTTATATGATgttgaaaaaggaaagacTG GAAAGACATATAGCACGTATCATTTATGTATTAACAAAACCAGAAGATGTAACTCGTAGAGATGTATCTAGATTACTAAATCTTCATCAGAAATATTCGAAACCTCGTAAACATATTATTGTCTTATTGTC attGTTCAAATCTTACAAACCAGAATTAGTTCCTGAAAAAATTCAATCTATAAATACAGAAAGTGTATGGAAACCAATACCTGAAATTTTGCGATTAATGCTTCAAGATGCAAAAAGTCGTTTAGAGATTCAACAAACGCAGGACTTACATTCAGAGTGTTTTAACTGGAATGTATTTGAG TTTATGAAAACAAAGAAGACTGTAGCACCTCTGTTACCACCTGTAGGATATTTTCAAATTGGCTCtaatattttcaaaggaaAGGATACAAAATCTATCTTTGAGATTTCtag CACAGAAGAATTGGGAAAATTGCACTTAAGCGTAGAATTaccgtgtaacgccatatcaCTTCTGTCTAATACTGCCGGTTACCATCTTCTTACATTTGCTGATTTCCACTATCAGAGTAGATTCTCTTATAATCTCTATAATACTTTAATAAGAG catttattttggaaaatgaaaaattttctacagaagaaattaacaaattacttGATATAACTATAGAATTTTCACAATATATGCAACAAGATATACTTGTCGTTAATCGTTTTCTTGATGAATATCTGTATTTTAATACGGGAGAATATCAATCAAAGTTACTAGTTTTATTGCAATGGATGACGTCGGTGTCTATTAGcg ATTTACAGGAAAAAATATTAGTTCATGTACAAAATATGTTTTACGAATCAACTTTAAGTATGAAGTGTGAAATTATCAGAACATTGAAAATGTTGATCACAAATTTG TTTGTTAGTCAAGCATTTGAAGAATGCAGTCATAAAACACCTGCACCATTTCTAGGACAAGGTGCAGTGGATAATTTAGAAGAGGCTATTCCTATTCTCACAAAGGCCTCAAAAACCCTTATCGTGTCTGGTTTAAACATACATtcgtacgatattttattactctCAGAAGCATTATCATTTTACGAGGAG ATTTGTATATTGGAAAATCGAAGTACCATAATGTCGTTTACATTAGCACCTCCTGCAGTAATTTATGGAGGTTTTATTACGAAGCATTGTGCTATTTTGTCAAAGATATGCAAATTGCTATTGAG GTATCGTAATAGAagtttacaattaaaaaatcgtaaGGTACAAAAGTTATATAAGAAAAAGTTCAATACTATATCTATCTATGCTCAAGATATTGTTGAAGCATTATGGTATGACGAG CCATTTAAAAAACGCAGTAATATGTACTTTTTAAGAAATGTTCCAACGAGAGTGATGGAAGATTTAAAACATTGCAATCTAAATTGCCTTTTAAACATTAGTAACCATTATGCCATTTTACCTTACAAATGTATATTGAACAAAACAGGACTGTGTATTAACACAAGAGAG GCTGCTATGAGTGTAGCATTGTATTATTATCCAACCGTAAGTGAATTTCttgatatatttcaaaattaa
- the Trf2 gene encoding TATA box binding protein-related factor 2, with amino-acid sequence MATAIQKNGMKPLTNTSINHVEDVKNLDNTNICKEEKDERIFDGQIQPYMEPHEQEPRELDIVINNVVCSFSVRCHLNLREIALNGSNVEYRRENGMITMKLRRPYTTASIWSSGKVTCTGATSEVQAKIAARRFARSLQKLGFKVRFNNYRVVNVLGTCCMPFAIKITSFSSCHKENADYEPELHPGVTYKLKEPKATLKIFSTGSVTVTAPNVAAVQAAIEYIYPLVYEFRKERTTEDELALTTKKRRMGLRKRSRDEFLHDPDYIYDTMFSDEEEEEEEAESDASWD; translated from the exons ATGGCAACTGCTATTCAAAAGAATGGCATGAAACCTTTAACAAACACATCAATAAATCATGTAGAGGATGTAAAGAATTTAGACAATACCAACATatgtaaagaagaaaaagatgagaGGATATTTGATGGACAGATTCAACCTTACATGGAGCCTCATGAACAAGAACCTCGTGAATTGGATATCGTTATCAATAATGTAGTTTGCAGCTTCAGTGTTAGGTGTCATTTAAATTTACGAGAAATTGCACTAAATGGATCTAATGTGGAATATAGAAGAGAGAATGGG ATGATTACTATGAAACTAAGGAGACCATATACTACTGCTTCTATATGGTCTTCTGGCAAAGTAACATGTACCGGTGCAACTAGTGAAGTTCAAGCAAAGATAGCAGCTCGCCGCTTTGCTCGTTCACTTCAGAAGCTTGGATTTAAAGTACGATTTAACAATTATAGAGTGGTTAATGTACTGGGTACATGCTGTATGCCATTTGCTATCAAGATAACATCATTTTCATCATGTCACAAAGAAAATGCAGA tTATGAGCCAGAATTACATCCTGGTGTCACATACAAACTAAAAGAACCAAAAGCtacattgaaaatattttctactggAAGTGTCACTGTAACAG CTCCCAATGTTGCTGCTGTCCAAGCTGcaattgaatatatttatccACTAGTCTACGAATTTCGTAAGGAGAGAACGACAGAAGACGAACTTGCCCTAACAACGAAGAAGCGTAGAATGGGGCTAAGAAAAAGAAGTCGTGATGAGTTCCTACATGATCCagattatatatatgataccaTGTTCTCTgacgaggaggaggaagaagaagaggctGAGAGTGACGCCAGTTGGGACTGA
- the LOC139989908 gene encoding transmembrane protein 231-like isoform X2, with amino-acid sequence MATLEILSSPIDYKYKSKICSLSFLVVLFLIVLSLITPFFIISNTGGYSLKNRVLMEKPDVSFNYKYILLANRDYSINPIICSTFKTYKDNEIKDDCILIKVREIDTNIDGKKDILKFEAHFYTDEPIRSLKLLLFFNFQLKLVETTVESIAYFTHTLNEEAQKVCFYGDLILQQKSVITSEGLYQTYNHSIEIADYSIDELLIENFKRKFAAKISDKYVMEESGYSNENVVVIQGELVYRDYLIHYQPSIWEELKWIWVQYLSCFLVFAYVTKHVLVFLFSNRYLNCYIIKPWKNK; translated from the exons ATGGCTACTCTCGAAATACTTTCAAGTCCTATcgattataaatacaaaagtaaaatatgtTCTTTAAGCTTTCTCGTCGTACTATTTCTTATAGTTTTATCATTGATTAcccctttttttattatttcgaacacaggag gTTACTCATTGAAAAATCGTGTACTAATGGAGAAGCCTGATGTATCGTttaactataaatatattttattagcaaACAGAGATTACAGTATTAATCCTATAATTTGTTCAACTTTTAAAACATACAAGGATAACGAAATCAAGGACGACTGTATATTGATAAAG GTTCGAGAAATAGATACAAATATAGATGGTAAAAAGGACATTTTAAAGTTTGAAGCACACTTTTATACCGACGAGCCTATAAGATCTCTTAAACTATTacttttcttcaatttccaACTAAAA TTAGTGGAGACGACGGTAGAATCCATTGCATATTTTACTCATACGTTAAACGAAGAGGCGCAGAAAGTATGTTTCTACGGTGATTTGATATTGCAGCAAAAGAGCGTGATCACTAGCGAAGGTTTATATCAAACGTATAATCACAGTATAGAAATTGCTGACTATTCCATAGATGAATTACTTATCGaaaattttaagagaaaat ttGCAGCTAAAATAAGCGATAAATATGTAATGGAAGAATCGGGTTATTCGAATGAAAACGTAGTAGTTATCCAAGGAGAACTAGTTTACAGggattatttaattcattatcaACCTAGTATTTGGGAAGAATTGAAATGGATATGGGTTCAATATTTATCATGCTTTCTGGTATTTGCTTACGTAACTAAGCACGTGTtggttttcttattttcaaatcgatatttaaattgttatattataaagcCGTGGAAGAATAAATAG
- the LOC139989908 gene encoding transmembrane protein 231-like isoform X1, translated as MATLEILSSPIDYKYKSKICSLSFLVVLFLIVLSLITPFFIISNTGGYSLKNRVLMEKPDVSFNYKYILLANRDYSINPIICSTFKTYKDNEIKDDCILIKVREIDTNIDGKKDILKFEAHFYTDEPIRSLKLLLFFNFQLKQLVETTVESIAYFTHTLNEEAQKVCFYGDLILQQKSVITSEGLYQTYNHSIEIADYSIDELLIENFKRKFAAKISDKYVMEESGYSNENVVVIQGELVYRDYLIHYQPSIWEELKWIWVQYLSCFLVFAYVTKHVLVFLFSNRYLNCYIIKPWKNK; from the exons ATGGCTACTCTCGAAATACTTTCAAGTCCTATcgattataaatacaaaagtaaaatatgtTCTTTAAGCTTTCTCGTCGTACTATTTCTTATAGTTTTATCATTGATTAcccctttttttattatttcgaacacaggag gTTACTCATTGAAAAATCGTGTACTAATGGAGAAGCCTGATGTATCGTttaactataaatatattttattagcaaACAGAGATTACAGTATTAATCCTATAATTTGTTCAACTTTTAAAACATACAAGGATAACGAAATCAAGGACGACTGTATATTGATAAAG GTTCGAGAAATAGATACAAATATAGATGGTAAAAAGGACATTTTAAAGTTTGAAGCACACTTTTATACCGACGAGCCTATAAGATCTCTTAAACTATTacttttcttcaatttccaACTAAAA CAGTTAGTGGAGACGACGGTAGAATCCATTGCATATTTTACTCATACGTTAAACGAAGAGGCGCAGAAAGTATGTTTCTACGGTGATTTGATATTGCAGCAAAAGAGCGTGATCACTAGCGAAGGTTTATATCAAACGTATAATCACAGTATAGAAATTGCTGACTATTCCATAGATGAATTACTTATCGaaaattttaagagaaaat ttGCAGCTAAAATAAGCGATAAATATGTAATGGAAGAATCGGGTTATTCGAATGAAAACGTAGTAGTTATCCAAGGAGAACTAGTTTACAGggattatttaattcattatcaACCTAGTATTTGGGAAGAATTGAAATGGATATGGGTTCAATATTTATCATGCTTTCTGGTATTTGCTTACGTAACTAAGCACGTGTtggttttcttattttcaaatcgatatttaaattgttatattataaagcCGTGGAAGAATAAATAG
- the LOC139989958 gene encoding uncharacterized protein isoform X1: MANNEDNKSEGSAEIEGENENDENEEAEKILIIDPDSDELDFNHSRLTKLENLEPLRKIHRLCFTWNLIKKIENLDTLTTLVELELRDNQIVVIENLDALVNLKLLDLSFNRIKKIEGLDNLLNLQKLYLSSNKIQCIENLSHLKNLTILELGDNKIREIINLEALENLTSLFLGKNKITKIENLGCLQNLQLLSLQSNRIIEIENLGELKNLDQLYLSENGITCIRGLSNCTKVTTFDLANNKIKKIENIEHLEDLEEFWINNNEIEDWTTVENLAVNKKLQTVYLEHNPIAKDPNYRRKIKLLLPWLVQLDATLCR, from the exons ATGGCAAATAATG AGGATAATAAAAGCGAAGGTTCGGCTGAAATCGAGGGTGAGAATGAGAATGATGAAAATGAAGAAGCGGAAAAGATTCTTATCATAGATCCTGATAGCGAT GAACTAGATTTCAATCATTCGAGactaacaaaattagaaaatttggaACCATTGAGGAAAATACATAGATTGTGTTTTACTTGGAATCtgataaagaaaattgagAACCTTGATACACTTACAACTTTGGTCGAGTTAGAATTAAGAGATAATCAGATTGTTGTTATAGAAAACTTAGATGCTCTTGTAAATTTGAA acTTTTAGATTTATCTTTTAATCGTATTAAAAAGATAGAAGGATTGGACAACCTATTGAATTTACAAAAGTTATACCTATCGTCAAATAAGATTCAGTGCATTGAGAATCTGTCACATTTAAAGAACCTTACAATCCTCGAGTTAGGCGATAACAAAATAAGGGAAATAATTAATCTTGAAGCACTTGAAAATTTAACAAGTTTGTTCcttggtaaaaataaaataacaaagataGAAAATTTGGGCTGTTTACAAAATCTTCAGTTATTAAGTCTTCAAAGCAATCGCAttattgaaatagaaaatttaggtGAATTAAAGAATCTTGATCAGTTATATTTATCTGAAAATGGAATAACATGCATCCGAGGATTATCAAATTGTACAAAAGTGACAACTTTTGACCtagcaaataataaaataaaaaagattgaaaacATTGAACATCTTGAAGATTTAGAAGAGTTCTGG ATAAACAACAATGAAATTGAGGATTGGACAACTGTAGAAAATTTAGCAgttaataagaaattacagACAGTGTATTTAGAGCATAATCCTATTGCCAAAGATCCAAATtacagaagaaaaattaaactgTTGCTGCCATGGCTTGTCCAATTAGATGCAACACTTTGCAGATAG
- the LOC139989900 gene encoding centromere protein I isoform X2, whose protein sequence is MDEDIDLLADIIINTELGATKLVSLAKCLVPRYEIPERTVKSLISWCLASINELPITVSTIIIQWTIGILDYQLIDKKVINIYYSVFFYMMLKKERLERHIARIIYVLTKPEDVTRRDVSRLLNLHQKYSKPRKHIIVLLSLFKSYKPELVPEKIQSINTESVWKPIPEILRLMLQDAKSRLEIQQTQDLHSECFNWNVFEFMKTKKTVAPLLPPVGYFQIGSNIFKGKDTKSIFEISSTEELGKLHLSVELPCNAISLLSNTAGYHLLTFADFHYQSRFSYNLYNTLIRAFILENEKFSTEEINKLLDITIEFSQYMQQDILVVNRFLDEYLYFNTGEYQSKLLVLLQWMTSVSISDLQEKILVHVQNMFYESTLSMKCEIIRTLKMLITNLFVSQAFEECSHKTPAPFLGQGAVDNLEEAIPILTKASKTLIVSGLNIHSYDILLLSEALSFYEEICILENRSTIMSFTLAPPAVIYGGFITKHCAILSKICKLLLRYRNRSLQLKNRKVQKLYKKKFNTISIYAQDIVEALWYDEPFKKRSNMYFLRNVPTRVMEDLKHCNLNCLLNISNHYAILPYKCILNKTGLCINTREAAMSVALYYYPTVSEFLDIFQN, encoded by the exons ATGGATGAAGATATCGATTTGTTAgcagatattattataaatacagaATTAG GTGCTACTAAATTGGTATCCTTAGCAAAGTGTTTAGTTCCAAGGTACGAGATACCTGAACGTACAGTTAAGTCCCTTATTTCTTGGTGCCTAGCATCTATAAATGAACTGCCTATTACTGTATCCactattattatacaatggACAATTg GCATATTGGACTATCAACTAATAGataaaaaagttataaatatatattatagcgtCTTCTTTTATATGATgttgaaaaaggaaagacTG GAAAGACATATAGCACGTATCATTTATGTATTAACAAAACCAGAAGATGTAACTCGTAGAGATGTATCTAGATTACTAAATCTTCATCAGAAATATTCGAAACCTCGTAAACATATTATTGTCTTATTGTC attGTTCAAATCTTACAAACCAGAATTAGTTCCTGAAAAAATTCAATCTATAAATACAGAAAGTGTATGGAAACCAATACCTGAAATTTTGCGATTAATGCTTCAAGATGCAAAAAGTCGTTTAGAGATTCAACAAACGCAGGACTTACATTCAGAGTGTTTTAACTGGAATGTATTTGAG TTTATGAAAACAAAGAAGACTGTAGCACCTCTGTTACCACCTGTAGGATATTTTCAAATTGGCTCtaatattttcaaaggaaAGGATACAAAATCTATCTTTGAGATTTCtag CACAGAAGAATTGGGAAAATTGCACTTAAGCGTAGAATTaccgtgtaacgccatatcaCTTCTGTCTAATACTGCCGGTTACCATCTTCTTACATTTGCTGATTTCCACTATCAGAGTAGATTCTCTTATAATCTCTATAATACTTTAATAAGAG catttattttggaaaatgaaaaattttctacagaagaaattaacaaattacttGATATAACTATAGAATTTTCACAATATATGCAACAAGATATACTTGTCGTTAATCGTTTTCTTGATGAATATCTGTATTTTAATACGGGAGAATATCAATCAAAGTTACTAGTTTTATTGCAATGGATGACGTCGGTGTCTATTAGcg ATTTACAGGAAAAAATATTAGTTCATGTACAAAATATGTTTTACGAATCAACTTTAAGTATGAAGTGTGAAATTATCAGAACATTGAAAATGTTGATCACAAATTTG TTTGTTAGTCAAGCATTTGAAGAATGCAGTCATAAAACACCTGCACCATTTCTAGGACAAGGTGCAGTGGATAATTTAGAAGAGGCTATTCCTATTCTCACAAAGGCCTCAAAAACCCTTATCGTGTCTGGTTTAAACATACATtcgtacgatattttattactctCAGAAGCATTATCATTTTACGAGGAG ATTTGTATATTGGAAAATCGAAGTACCATAATGTCGTTTACATTAGCACCTCCTGCAGTAATTTATGGAGGTTTTATTACGAAGCATTGTGCTATTTTGTCAAAGATATGCAAATTGCTATTGAG GTATCGTAATAGAagtttacaattaaaaaatcgtaaGGTACAAAAGTTATATAAGAAAAAGTTCAATACTATATCTATCTATGCTCAAGATATTGTTGAAGCATTATGGTATGACGAG CCATTTAAAAAACGCAGTAATATGTACTTTTTAAGAAATGTTCCAACGAGAGTGATGGAAGATTTAAAACATTGCAATCTAAATTGCCTTTTAAACATTAGTAACCATTATGCCATTTTACCTTACAAATGTATATTGAACAAAACAGGACTGTGTATTAACACAAGAGAG GCTGCTATGAGTGTAGCATTGTATTATTATCCAACCGTAAGTGAATTTCttgatatatttcaaaattaa
- the LOC139989958 gene encoding uncharacterized protein isoform X2: MELDFNHSRLTKLENLEPLRKIHRLCFTWNLIKKIENLDTLTTLVELELRDNQIVVIENLDALVNLKLLDLSFNRIKKIEGLDNLLNLQKLYLSSNKIQCIENLSHLKNLTILELGDNKIREIINLEALENLTSLFLGKNKITKIENLGCLQNLQLLSLQSNRIIEIENLGELKNLDQLYLSENGITCIRGLSNCTKVTTFDLANNKIKKIENIEHLEDLEEFWINNNEIEDWTTVENLAVNKKLQTVYLEHNPIAKDPNYRRKIKLLLPWLVQLDATLCR; this comes from the exons ATG GAACTAGATTTCAATCATTCGAGactaacaaaattagaaaatttggaACCATTGAGGAAAATACATAGATTGTGTTTTACTTGGAATCtgataaagaaaattgagAACCTTGATACACTTACAACTTTGGTCGAGTTAGAATTAAGAGATAATCAGATTGTTGTTATAGAAAACTTAGATGCTCTTGTAAATTTGAA acTTTTAGATTTATCTTTTAATCGTATTAAAAAGATAGAAGGATTGGACAACCTATTGAATTTACAAAAGTTATACCTATCGTCAAATAAGATTCAGTGCATTGAGAATCTGTCACATTTAAAGAACCTTACAATCCTCGAGTTAGGCGATAACAAAATAAGGGAAATAATTAATCTTGAAGCACTTGAAAATTTAACAAGTTTGTTCcttggtaaaaataaaataacaaagataGAAAATTTGGGCTGTTTACAAAATCTTCAGTTATTAAGTCTTCAAAGCAATCGCAttattgaaatagaaaatttaggtGAATTAAAGAATCTTGATCAGTTATATTTATCTGAAAATGGAATAACATGCATCCGAGGATTATCAAATTGTACAAAAGTGACAACTTTTGACCtagcaaataataaaataaaaaagattgaaaacATTGAACATCTTGAAGATTTAGAAGAGTTCTGG ATAAACAACAATGAAATTGAGGATTGGACAACTGTAGAAAATTTAGCAgttaataagaaattacagACAGTGTATTTAGAGCATAATCCTATTGCCAAAGATCCAAATtacagaagaaaaattaaactgTTGCTGCCATGGCTTGTCCAATTAGATGCAACACTTTGCAGATAG